A window of the Desulforapulum autotrophicum HRM2 genome harbors these coding sequences:
- a CDS encoding glycogen/starch/alpha-glucan phosphorylase, with the protein MKPTVNKISKSDLKASIDYHLRCSLCKEPLSRENRDLFLSTAFSLRDRMAEKILQTERRYQASQTKRVYYLSLEFLIGRLLGNTLHNLGMFDACRELLTEAGIDIEEVREQENDPGLGNGGLGRLAACFLDSMATLDIAGFGYGIHYEYGLFKQEIDNGYQREKPDNWLADLNPWEIKRTDEKCIIPIYGRIEHFQDRDGGYNPMWLDWKLIVGIPFDIPVAGYGGKTVNWLRLYGAGSSADFDIQIFNEGDYFRAVEQKVASETITKMLYPLDTIKSGKELRLVQEYFLVACALKDIIRRYLKNNENFDRFPDQAAIQMNDTHPSLAVAELMRLLVDEYALPWERAWEITQQTLAYTNHTVLAEALEKWPVALLERVIPRHLQIIHEINHRFLEKVAGRHPGDVDLLRRVSLIQEGETKMVRMAHLALVGSHSVNGVSALHTDILKQDNFSDFYALWPERFVNITNGITQRRWLLEANPRLARLITDTISDAWITDLSQLRLLEPYADQAIFMDEFSGIKRANKQALSKIISDTLWLSIDPDSLFDIHVKRIHEYKRQLLKIMHIIHEYLQIVRGEKTPTVAKTFIFAGKAAPGYWVAKQMIKLIHNVGQVINQDRRIKDAMKVVFLPDYSVSLAEKIIPAADLSEQISMAGQEASGTGNMKFMLNGALTVGTLDGANVEMLEEAGVDNIFIFGLKAEEIADMIKKNTYRSREYYHRFPEIRTVLDAFRDNIFSPDEQGLFQWIYHRMMNNEDPYFHLMDFSPYLQVQDQIEAEYRDSANWTKKTILNVARSGKFSSDRAISDYNHLIWNKKVLNGSL; encoded by the coding sequence ATGAAACCAACCGTTAACAAAATTTCGAAATCCGATTTGAAAGCATCCATAGACTACCATCTCCGCTGCTCTCTGTGCAAGGAACCGCTGTCAAGGGAGAACCGTGACCTCTTTTTGTCCACGGCCTTTTCCCTGCGGGACCGAATGGCGGAAAAGATTTTACAGACGGAGCGGCGATACCAGGCATCCCAGACCAAGCGGGTCTATTACCTGTCTTTGGAATTTTTAATCGGCAGGCTGCTGGGCAATACCCTTCACAATCTCGGGATGTTCGACGCCTGCCGTGAACTCTTGACAGAGGCAGGCATCGACATCGAAGAGGTGCGGGAGCAGGAGAACGACCCCGGTCTTGGAAACGGCGGGCTCGGCCGCCTGGCGGCCTGTTTCCTCGATTCCATGGCAACGCTGGACATTGCCGGTTTCGGCTACGGTATCCACTATGAATACGGCCTATTCAAACAGGAGATCGACAACGGCTATCAGCGGGAAAAGCCGGACAACTGGCTGGCGGACCTCAACCCCTGGGAGATCAAGCGGACCGATGAAAAATGCATCATTCCCATCTACGGACGGATCGAACATTTCCAGGACCGTGATGGGGGGTACAATCCCATGTGGCTCGACTGGAAGCTCATCGTGGGGATTCCCTTTGATATTCCCGTTGCCGGATACGGGGGGAAAACGGTGAACTGGTTGCGGCTCTACGGTGCGGGTTCTTCTGCGGACTTTGACATCCAGATCTTCAATGAGGGTGATTACTTCCGGGCGGTGGAGCAGAAGGTTGCTTCCGAAACAATTACCAAGATGCTTTATCCCCTTGATACCATCAAGTCAGGCAAGGAACTTCGCCTGGTGCAGGAATATTTTCTCGTGGCCTGCGCCCTCAAGGACATCATTCGGCGTTATCTGAAAAACAACGAAAATTTTGACCGGTTCCCTGACCAGGCCGCCATCCAGATGAACGACACCCATCCCTCCCTGGCCGTGGCGGAACTGATGCGGCTTCTCGTGGATGAATATGCGCTGCCATGGGAGCGTGCCTGGGAGATCACCCAACAGACCCTGGCCTATACCAACCACACGGTGCTGGCTGAAGCCCTGGAAAAATGGCCCGTGGCTCTCCTTGAACGCGTCATTCCCCGCCATCTTCAGATTATCCATGAGATCAACCATCGATTTCTCGAAAAGGTTGCAGGTCGCCATCCCGGTGACGTTGATCTTCTCCGGCGCGTGTCTCTTATCCAGGAGGGGGAGACCAAGATGGTCCGGATGGCCCACCTGGCCCTGGTGGGGTCCCATTCCGTCAACGGTGTCTCCGCACTCCACACGGATATTTTAAAACAGGATAATTTTTCAGACTTTTACGCCCTCTGGCCGGAGAGATTTGTCAATATCACCAACGGCATCACCCAGAGGCGCTGGCTTCTCGAAGCTAATCCCCGACTGGCAAGACTGATCACCGACACCATCTCAGATGCATGGATTACCGATCTCAGCCAGCTTCGACTGTTGGAGCCCTATGCCGATCAGGCGATTTTCATGGATGAATTTAGTGGCATCAAGCGGGCAAACAAACAAGCATTGTCGAAAATCATCTCCGACACCCTCTGGCTTTCCATCGATCCCGACAGCCTCTTCGACATTCACGTCAAACGAATTCATGAATACAAACGCCAGCTCCTGAAAATCATGCATATCATCCATGAATATCTGCAGATCGTCAGGGGAGAAAAGACGCCCACGGTTGCCAAGACTTTTATTTTTGCCGGCAAGGCCGCACCCGGATACTGGGTGGCCAAACAGATGATCAAGCTGATTCACAATGTCGGGCAGGTCATTAATCAGGACAGACGGATCAAGGATGCCATGAAGGTCGTTTTTCTGCCGGATTACAGTGTCTCTCTTGCGGAAAAGATCATTCCGGCAGCGGATTTGAGTGAACAGATTTCCATGGCTGGCCAAGAGGCGTCTGGAACAGGAAACATGAAATTCATGCTTAATGGTGCCTTGACCGTGGGAACACTGGACGGCGCCAATGTTGAAATGCTCGAAGAAGCGGGTGTGGACAATATTTTTATTTTCGGATTAAAGGCGGAAGAGATTGCCGACATGATCAAAAAGAATACCTACCGCTCTAGGGAGTATTATCATCGCTTTCCGGAAATACGAACGGTCTTGGACGCCTTTCGTGATAATATCTTTAGCCCTGACGAACAGGGGCTCTTTCAATGGATTTACCATCGGATGATGAATAATGAGGATCCCTATTTCCACCTGATGGATTTTTCCCCCTATCTCCAGGTGCAGGATCAAATAGAAGCGGAATACCGGGACTCGGCCAATTGGACAAAAAAAACGATCCTGAATGTGGCCCGGTCCGGGAAATTTTCCAGCGACCGGGCCATTTCCGATTATAACCACCTCATCTGGAATAAGAAGGTCCTGAACGGATCGTTATGA